The Glycine soja cultivar W05 chromosome 9, ASM419377v2, whole genome shotgun sequence sequence cctttttttttttttttaaatattgtttctttttttacttaccCTAGATGTTAGAGCCATGGACATAACCCCAACAACAAcgatcaacaacaacaacactactCCCAGTGCAACAACAAAATCCCCAgaaaatgaaacagaaacaccGACCAGGATCACCACCCCCATCACTCCCACAACGACAAAAACCTCATCTTTTTCGAATGGTGTCCTCAAACGcacccaccaccaccaccacctccaccaccCTATCCCTCCGGTGGTTACCTACAAAGAATGCCTCAAAAATCACGCCGCCAACTTGGGTGGCCACGCCTTAGATGGCTGCGGCGAGTTCATGCCCTCTCCGACCGCCACCGCTGCCGACCCCAGCTCCATAAAATGCGCCGCCTGCGGCTGCCACCGCAACTTCCACCGCCGCGAGCCGGAGGAGCCCCCCATCGCCTCCACCACCACGCACGTCATCGAGTATCAGCCCCACCACCGCCACCACCCTCCCCCGCCGCTGCACGCGGCGGCGGTAGCCACCCGCAGCCCCAATTCTGCTTCCCCACCGCCGATCTCCTCGTCGTACTACCCCTCCGCGCCGCACATGCTCCTCGCCCTCTCCGCCGGACTGGCGGCTCCGCCGGAGAGCACCGCCGCGCCTGCCGCCGCGCCCACGAGAAAGCGGTTCCGCACGAAGTTCAGCCAAGAGCAGAAGGAGAAGATGCACAAGTTCGCGGAGAAAGTAGGGTGGAAGATTCAGAAGCGCGACGAGGATTTGATTCACGAAATTTGCAACGAAGTTGGCGTTGATAGAAGCGTTCTCAAGGTTTGGATGCATAACAACAAAAACACCTTTGCCAAAAAGGATAACAATAATATTGTTACTAGTAATGATATTAATATTactactaaaaataatatttctactGATAATGATGCAAATGGGAGTGATGTCAAGGTTTTTGAAAACCCTAACAATGATGGTGGTGAAGATCGCGCTGAAGATCCGAGTAGTAATCACTATGATGGGGTGAACGTTGTTGGTGCTAATGGATCTTCTAGTTCTTGATCTAAGggggaagaaaataataatgtattagATAGGTTaatgatgattatgatgatgatgatgatgctaCAAGGTTAATTAATCAgctgtttttaatttcttttcttttctttttttgtttttaattgtttagtttttatattgttaatgaGAGCATGATGATCAATCAGTTTAATGGGAGAGAATGTTATATCCGGAAGAgaatttattttgcttttaatgGTTTTATGCTGAATTAAGTTAGCTTTTAGTTGTTACCACTTGTTATGAATGTATATTATGTTTATCTTTagcgtgattttctttttactcTGCTTCTTCTTGCACGGTTTGCTTGAGTATTGTGAACAGTGGACTTGGCATGCAGTGTCTTGTTAATTTTGGTTCTTAATTTTTGTGATTTCTCACTTTCTCCCCCGTAAGACAtggaataattaataataatggtttttctttttcttttgtatctCGTGTTCGAGAGAAAGAGGCAGAAAGTGTTGCTGTTTATGGGGTTTATTAAATTATGGGAGGTGGTGAAATGCTGGTTCTGTTCTATTCCTATGGTCCTGTGCTGCTGCTGTGTGTGCTGCCATGCGCTTTATTCACGAAAAATTGTATCTCTGATAGAACAGGCGTAAAGGGTAGATAAAATCATAATCATATTCTATTAGAGGGTTATTAAAACGGTAAGCTTTTGATAATCTGAGTGTCTTTAGATAATGGTATAGTTTATTAGGTTagggaaaaataatattatatttatcatggGAGACAATCCAAAAGAAAccttaattatgattttaattattgCGTCTTATCTAACATGTTACATGCATTCCTCGTGCAAGACttcaatgttaatttttaatgataattaattaatctcgTGTAATTTAATTACTGTCTATGGTATTGTTACTATTGTTTAGCCAAAAAGATTTTGTTGGTTGGGAAATATTTGGGGGGTACTTTCCTTTTAAAGGAAAGTAGATCtcttcaatattaaaaaaatggtgtttagtaaaatattgaaataataataataaagaggcTGACTAGTGacgagagaaagagaaaagagaggtCAAGTACTACTACTGTGTGTCTTGTCTTCCACACTTTTACGCAATGGGTGTGTTTGTTTTACATCACTGACcatcttattaatttattatttttgtgtgtggGGGGCCCACTTCGTGGtttgttttggtttttgatCAGTGATGAAGTCAGTAATCTTGTTTTGGTGGGGGTGGGGCCCTTGAGGGGCAGCCCTTGGTGCTGCTAACCAGCAAGTTATGGGCAGGTTCTGGACCCCTTAATTGCCCCTTAAAAACAGGGAGCCTGGTGCAAAGTATGTATGAGTTGAGGGGTTTTGTCAATTTTCCCAGCTAAACATAAACAGTTATCTACTGTGGGAAATTACTTTCTATCACATCATTCAATCCAAATCAGTTCAACACCAgattattacaataaatattttttttttaatttcttagaaCCTTGGTTAGTAAAactcttttaagtttttataacTGCTAATGTATAGTCACACTCACATGCACAGAGAACCATGTCTATGTTTagtttaaagttataaaaatacatttctaaattttaatataaaattgtgcCTTTCAATGTGtgattgagaagaaaaaaattattactttcaaaataatttttttaaactcttttaaatttaatctgaaataaataaatttccataTCTCAGAAAATTAGTTCCTTAGATATGTAGTCActagtttaaataaatttccatatcttaaaattaagttagGTTTTAGACCCAAAAACTTTTCATAACTGAACAAGAGGGGTTTCTTCTAACTAGTATTATTTACTGCAAACACTGTTGAATGTTGACGCTgatttggtccttgtgaggagCATTCATTGCATTGGATATGAATCAACTGCAGTAAACTTGTAAAGATACTTTCTTTGGTCAGTCTaagaattttatcaaatataaaagcacgtatagtttttttttctccagaAAAGCAGAAGGAAGTATTGCATAAATAAACCTAACTATACCTCCAGTTAATTTGCAGGTGATTGAGATTTTTGCATTGACATGAACCTGACCTAATTGGCTTTCTTTA is a genomic window containing:
- the LOC114425877 gene encoding zinc-finger homeodomain protein 9-like, with amino-acid sequence MDITPTTTINNNNTTPSATTKSPENETETPTRITTPITPTTTKTSSFSNGVLKRTHHHHHLHHPIPPVVTYKECLKNHAANLGGHALDGCGEFMPSPTATAADPSSIKCAACGCHRNFHRREPEEPPIASTTTHVIEYQPHHRHHPPPPLHAAAVATRSPNSASPPPISSSYYPSAPHMLLALSAGLAAPPESTAAPAAAPTRKRFRTKFSQEQKEKMHKFAEKVGWKIQKRDEDLIHEICNEVGVDRSVLKVWMHNNKNTFAKKDNNNIVTSNDINITTKNNISTDNDANGSDVKVFENPNNDGGEDRAEDPSSNHYDGVNVVGANGSSSS